In one window of Burkholderiales bacterium DNA:
- a CDS encoding efflux RND transporter periplasmic adaptor subunit: protein MTTHQRGASATSVAIALAIAVATGLAGYWLGSRAPHADVAAAPPQTAPGGGTALTDESGRRVLYWHDPMVPGQRFDQPGKSPFMDMQLVPVYADAAADRGEVSVSPRLVQNLGVRTVEAREGTLDTGVRATGAVAIDERTLSGVQSRVQGFVEKLHVRATYDPVRKGQPIADLFVPEWVAAQEELLALRASRQPGAEALVDAARNRLRLLGMPDDEIARVEREGRSSGRVRAASPVDGIVWEIGARDGMAVAPGTNLVRIAGLSPVWVIAEVPEAQAARVAPGAKVEVRAAAFPDRVLRGSVQALLPEINAATRTVRARIELPNPGGALKPGMYATVDFRGATSAAGVLVPSEAVIRTGTRSVVIVDEGEGHFAPVEVEAGRESGDLTEIVRGLAAGTRVVASGQFLIDSEASLRGVLARMNVAGESMPSEAAEPPAQLAQAGDPHAGHKMDAPASAGAARHRASGTVRAISGRDVFIEHGAIPSAGMGAMTMGFRAGASGVPAGVKVGTRVDFEFTISPAGQFELTRIAPAKSP from the coding sequence ATGACGACCCATCAGCGCGGCGCGTCCGCGACCTCGGTGGCGATCGCGCTCGCGATCGCCGTTGCGACCGGCCTCGCCGGCTACTGGCTCGGATCGCGCGCGCCGCACGCCGACGTCGCGGCGGCGCCCCCTCAGACGGCCCCCGGCGGCGGGACGGCGCTCACCGACGAGAGCGGCCGGCGCGTCCTCTACTGGCACGACCCGATGGTGCCGGGGCAGAGATTCGACCAGCCGGGCAAGAGCCCGTTCATGGACATGCAACTCGTGCCGGTCTACGCCGATGCCGCGGCTGACCGGGGCGAAGTGTCGGTGAGTCCGCGCCTCGTCCAGAACCTCGGCGTGCGCACGGTGGAGGCGCGCGAGGGCACGCTCGACACCGGCGTGCGCGCCACCGGCGCGGTCGCGATCGACGAGCGCACGCTCTCCGGCGTGCAGTCGCGCGTGCAGGGCTTCGTCGAGAAGCTCCATGTGCGCGCGACCTACGATCCGGTACGCAAGGGCCAGCCGATCGCCGACCTGTTCGTGCCCGAGTGGGTCGCGGCGCAGGAGGAGCTCCTCGCGCTTCGCGCGAGCCGCCAGCCGGGTGCAGAGGCGCTCGTCGACGCCGCGCGGAACCGCCTGCGGCTCCTCGGGATGCCCGACGACGAGATCGCGCGCGTCGAGCGCGAGGGCCGGTCGTCGGGCCGCGTGCGCGCGGCCTCGCCGGTCGACGGCATCGTCTGGGAGATCGGCGCGCGCGACGGCATGGCGGTGGCGCCGGGAACCAACCTCGTCCGCATCGCCGGTCTGTCGCCCGTGTGGGTGATCGCGGAGGTGCCCGAAGCGCAGGCGGCGCGCGTGGCGCCGGGCGCGAAGGTCGAGGTGCGCGCGGCGGCGTTCCCCGACCGCGTGCTGCGCGGCAGCGTGCAGGCGCTATTGCCCGAGATCAACGCCGCGACGCGCACGGTGCGCGCGCGCATCGAACTTCCCAATCCGGGCGGCGCGTTGAAGCCCGGCATGTACGCGACGGTCGACTTCCGTGGCGCGACGTCGGCGGCGGGCGTGCTCGTGCCTTCCGAGGCGGTGATTCGCACCGGCACGCGCAGCGTGGTCATCGTCGACGAGGGCGAGGGCCACTTCGCGCCGGTCGAGGTCGAGGCCGGACGCGAGTCCGGCGACCTGACCGAGATCGTGCGCGGCCTCGCGGCCGGCACGCGCGTCGTCGCGTCGGGCCAGTTCCTGATCGACTCGGAGGCGAGCCTGCGCGGCGTGCTCGCGCGCATGAACGTCGCGGGTGAGTCCATGCCGTCCGAGGCGGCGGAACCGCCGGCGCAACTCGCGCAGGCGGGTGACCCGCATGCCGGCCACAAGATGGACGCGCCGGCCTCCGCGGGCGCCGCCCGCCATCGCGCGTCCGGGACGGTGCGGGCGATCAGCGGCCGCGACGTGTTCATCGAGCACGGCGCGATCCCGAGCGCGGGCATGGGCGCGATGACGATGGGCTTTCGCGCCGGCGCGTCGGGCGTTCCGGCCGGCGTCAAGGTGGGCACGCGCGTCGACTTCGAGTTCACGATCTCGCCGGCCGGCCAGTTCGAGCTCACGCGCATCGCGCCCGCGAAGTCGCCATGA
- a CDS encoding TolC family protein, with translation MHRRIDHGGPAPAHPHRPRSRLAWTLMPALGLTASAAFAQSVVPLTLAAAERIALERSPQVMAQRSRADAAREMSGPAAALPDPKLIAGFENVPTDGPDRWRLDGDPMTMTRIGVMQEFPGGDKRRLRAERASRDAQRGDAAAGVAALAVRREVATAWLARWYADRQAQAIAAQIDEARLEADATAAAYRAGRAAQGEVLAAQALIVELANRATDSALASERARLALARYLGADADRPLAAPPDVLALPDTLGRLTDVERQPELRLAEAEIAVLAAEADLAGAARSPDWSAELTYGIRKPEYGNMISLMVRVDLPWSPGTRQDREQAAKLRERDAARAQREDLRLARDTEVRQTLAEWEATRAQALRVRDDLVPLAERRVEAALAAYRGGAGALAPVLEARRAVLDARLAALNFEQFAARAWAWLATLSTGENS, from the coding sequence ATGCATCGACGAATCGACCACGGCGGGCCAGCGCCCGCCCACCCGCATCGCCCGCGTTCACGGCTCGCGTGGACGCTCATGCCGGCGCTCGGCCTGACAGCCTCGGCAGCATTCGCGCAATCCGTCGTCCCGCTGACGCTCGCCGCCGCCGAACGGATCGCGCTCGAGCGCTCGCCGCAGGTCATGGCGCAGCGCTCGCGCGCCGACGCGGCGCGCGAGATGTCCGGCCCCGCGGCAGCGCTCCCCGACCCCAAGCTGATCGCGGGCTTCGAGAACGTGCCGACCGACGGGCCGGATCGCTGGCGCCTCGACGGCGATCCGATGACGATGACCCGGATCGGCGTGATGCAGGAGTTTCCCGGCGGCGACAAGCGCCGCCTTCGCGCCGAGCGCGCGTCGCGCGATGCCCAGCGGGGCGACGCCGCAGCGGGGGTCGCGGCGCTGGCGGTGCGGCGCGAGGTCGCGACGGCGTGGCTCGCGCGGTGGTACGCGGACCGGCAGGCGCAGGCGATCGCCGCGCAGATCGACGAGGCGCGGCTCGAAGCCGACGCGACCGCCGCGGCCTACCGGGCAGGACGGGCCGCGCAGGGCGAGGTCCTGGCCGCGCAGGCGCTCATCGTCGAACTCGCGAACCGGGCGACCGACTCGGCACTCGCCTCCGAACGCGCGCGTCTCGCGCTCGCCCGCTACCTCGGCGCGGACGCGGACCGGCCGCTCGCCGCGCCGCCCGACGTGCTTGCGCTGCCGGACACGCTCGGACGCCTCACCGACGTCGAGCGCCAGCCTGAACTGCGGCTCGCCGAGGCCGAGATCGCGGTGCTCGCGGCCGAAGCGGACCTCGCGGGTGCGGCGCGCAGTCCCGACTGGAGCGCGGAACTCACCTACGGAATCCGCAAACCGGAATACGGCAACATGATCTCGCTGATGGTGCGCGTCGATCTCCCGTGGTCGCCGGGCACCCGGCAGGACCGCGAGCAGGCGGCGAAGCTGCGCGAACGCGACGCGGCGCGCGCCCAGCGCGAGGACCTGCGCCTCGCGCGCGACACCGAGGTGCGCCAGACGCTCGCCGAATGGGAGGCGACGCGCGCGCAGGCGCTGCGCGTGCGCGACGACCTCGTGCCGCTCGCCGAACGTCGCGTGGAAGCGGCGCTCGCCGCCTACCGCGGCGGCGCGGGCGCGCTCGCGCCGGTGCTGGAGGCGCGCCGCGCGGTGCTCGACGCGCGCCTCGCCGCGCTCAACTTCGAACAATTCGCGGCCCGTGCCTGGGCCTGGCTCGCCACGCTTTCGACCGGAGAGAACTCATGA
- a CDS encoding GAF domain-containing protein, with translation MGNPKSSATSPVPGDRAESLAAALASAREHQAAIAEVLHAISASPTEIQPVLDAVAKRASLLCDAPEASVLIREGEVLRVMSCHSRDGVTRIPAGYAVALDRTMITGRSVLDARTVHHADIVPLLDGEFRAAKDNAIRFGFRAVLSVPLMRESVAYGALYVWRPFPGHFSPDQVALLETFAHQAAIAIDNVRLFNQTKEALDQQRASAEVLSAISSSIADVTPVFDVILGNCRRLLGARNVGMTLLHDDGRLHIDAHVGPGIDELKRRFPHPVGRDVAAGIAILDRRVVMYPDLDAPDVPPVLRAGRASLGDRSLLAAPMMQGEKAIGALWIGRASKGSFADKEVALLKTFAGQAVIALKNARLVNETREALEQQQASSEVLATISSSIADTGPVFEKILLSCQKLFAGRVALINLLDDAGMVQLAAYHGPARDELERIYPFPVDDDSSTGRVIRRRAVLHFPDIESDPDVPPIALRAWRAMGFRAVIVAPMLWEDRAIGSIVVAREHAGAYTEKEIALLRTFAGQAAIAIQNARMVEEIRRKGRELEVASQHKSEFLANMSHELRTPLNAIIGFSEVLLERMFGELNEKQDDYLEDIHASGRHLLSLINDILDLSKVEAGRMELEPSTFDAPTAIDNAMTLVRERAQRHGIALVADLAPGVADVTADERKFKQILLNLLTNAVKFTPDGGRIVVAARRIDGALEVAVRDTGIGIAKEDQAAVFEEFRQVGRHYTNKQEGTGLGLALTRRFVELHGGAIVLESEPGKGSTFTFTIPDPPRAAGSAAP, from the coding sequence TTGGGAAACCCGAAATCGAGCGCGACGTCCCCCGTTCCCGGAGATCGGGCCGAGTCGCTGGCCGCGGCGCTCGCGTCCGCGCGCGAGCACCAGGCCGCGATCGCCGAGGTCCTGCATGCGATCTCCGCCTCGCCGACCGAGATCCAGCCGGTGCTCGACGCGGTCGCGAAGCGCGCATCGCTGCTGTGCGACGCGCCGGAGGCCTCGGTCCTGATCCGCGAGGGCGAGGTACTGCGCGTGATGTCGTGCCACTCGCGCGACGGCGTCACCCGGATCCCGGCCGGATACGCGGTTGCGCTCGACCGCACGATGATCACCGGCCGGTCCGTCCTCGACGCCCGCACGGTGCACCACGCGGACATCGTGCCGCTGCTCGACGGCGAGTTCCGCGCGGCGAAGGACAACGCGATCAGGTTCGGCTTCCGCGCGGTACTCTCGGTGCCGCTGATGCGCGAGTCCGTCGCCTACGGCGCGTTGTACGTCTGGCGTCCGTTCCCCGGCCATTTCTCGCCCGACCAGGTCGCGCTGCTGGAGACCTTCGCGCACCAGGCCGCGATCGCGATCGACAACGTCCGCCTGTTCAACCAGACGAAGGAGGCGCTCGACCAGCAGCGCGCGTCCGCCGAGGTGCTCTCGGCGATCTCGAGTTCGATCGCCGACGTGACGCCTGTGTTCGACGTGATCCTCGGCAACTGCCGGCGCCTGCTGGGCGCCCGCAACGTCGGCATGACGTTGCTGCACGACGACGGCCGGCTCCACATCGACGCGCACGTCGGACCCGGCATCGACGAACTGAAGCGCCGCTTCCCGCATCCGGTCGGGCGCGACGTCGCCGCCGGCATCGCGATCCTCGACCGCAGGGTGGTCATGTACCCCGACCTCGACGCGCCGGACGTGCCCCCGGTGCTGCGTGCCGGCCGCGCGTCCCTGGGCGACCGGTCGCTGCTGGCCGCGCCGATGATGCAGGGCGAGAAGGCCATCGGTGCGCTGTGGATCGGGCGCGCGTCGAAGGGCTCTTTCGCCGACAAGGAGGTCGCGCTGCTCAAGACCTTCGCGGGACAGGCGGTGATCGCGCTCAAGAACGCGCGGCTGGTCAACGAGACGCGCGAGGCCCTCGAGCAGCAGCAGGCGTCGTCCGAAGTGCTCGCCACGATCTCGAGTTCGATCGCCGACACCGGCCCGGTGTTCGAGAAGATCCTGTTGAGCTGCCAGAAGCTCTTCGCCGGCCGCGTCGCCCTGATCAACCTGCTCGACGATGCCGGCATGGTGCAGCTCGCGGCCTACCACGGCCCGGCCCGCGACGAACTCGAACGGATCTATCCGTTCCCGGTCGACGACGACTCGTCGACCGGCCGGGTGATCCGCCGGCGCGCCGTGCTGCACTTCCCCGACATCGAGAGCGATCCCGACGTGCCCCCGATCGCGCTGCGCGCCTGGCGGGCGATGGGCTTCCGCGCGGTGATCGTGGCGCCGATGCTGTGGGAGGACCGCGCGATCGGCTCGATCGTCGTCGCCCGCGAGCACGCCGGCGCATACACCGAAAAGGAGATCGCGCTGCTCCGGACCTTCGCCGGCCAGGCCGCGATCGCGATCCAGAACGCGAGGATGGTCGAGGAGATCCGGCGCAAGGGTCGCGAGCTCGAGGTCGCGAGCCAGCACAAGAGCGAGTTCCTCGCCAACATGTCGCACGAGCTGCGCACGCCGCTCAATGCGATCATCGGCTTTTCCGAGGTGCTGCTCGAGCGGATGTTCGGCGAGCTGAACGAGAAGCAGGACGACTACCTCGAGGACATCCACGCCTCGGGCCGGCACCTGCTCTCGCTCATCAACGACATCCTCGATCTGTCGAAGGTCGAGGCCGGGCGGATGGAGCTCGAGCCGTCGACCTTCGACGCGCCGACCGCCATCGACAACGCGATGACGCTCGTGCGCGAGCGCGCGCAGCGGCACGGCATCGCGCTCGTCGCCGACCTCGCGCCCGGCGTCGCGGACGTCACCGCCGACGAGCGCAAGTTCAAGCAGATCCTGCTGAATCTCCTCACCAACGCGGTCAAGTTCACGCCCGACGGCGGGCGGATCGTCGTGGCCGCGCGCCGGATCGACGGCGCGCTCGAGGTCGCCGTGCGCGACACCGGCATCGGGATCGCGAAAGAGGACCAGGCCGCCGTGTTCGAGGAGTTCCGGCAGGTCGGGCGGCACTACACGAACAAGCAGGAGGGCACCGGGCTCGGCCTCGCGCTCACCCGGCGCTTCGTCGAACTGCACGGTGGCGCGATCGTCCTCGAGAGCGAGCCCGGGAAGGGCTCGACCTTCACCTTCACGATTCCCGATCCGCCGCGCGCGGCGGGCTCGGCGGCGCCATGA
- a CDS encoding response regulator gives MTTILIVEDHEKNMKLVRDVLQAKGYATLEAVTGEDGVRLAGEHRPALVLMDIQLPGIDGFEALRQLRADPATAAIPVIAVTASVMDSDRRHIVDAGFDGYIGKPLDLKAFLAAVAKAVGGPSA, from the coding sequence ATGACCACGATCCTGATCGTCGAGGACCACGAGAAGAACATGAAGCTCGTGCGCGACGTGCTGCAGGCGAAGGGCTACGCCACCCTCGAGGCCGTGACCGGCGAGGACGGCGTGCGCCTGGCGGGGGAGCATCGGCCCGCGCTCGTGCTGATGGACATCCAGCTCCCGGGGATCGACGGGTTCGAGGCGCTGCGGCAACTGCGCGCGGACCCGGCGACGGCGGCGATCCCGGTCATCGCGGTGACCGCCTCGGTGATGGACTCGGATCGGCGCCACATCGTCGACGCGGGCTTCGACGGGTACATCGGCAAGCCGCTCGACCTGAAGGCGTTCCTCGCGGCGGTGGCGAAGGCGGTCGGGGGACCGAGCGCGTGA
- a CDS encoding response regulator, whose amino-acid sequence MAPAAAARVLVVDDTPQNVKLLADLLGAKGFVAITAASGEEGLAKLASEKPDLVLLDVMMPGLSGYEVCRRIRANPDTALLPVVLVTSLDPHEERVKGIEAGADDFLSKPIHQSELLARVRSLLRIKALQDEVARQAASLREWNAALETRVKAALSEIERLGRLRQFFSAPVADAIVSAGEQSMLAPHRREVCCAFIDLRGFTAFTDAAEPEEVIAMLGEFHAAMGGPIAEFGGTVPHFTGDGMLIFFNDPIPMPDMGPRAARMALAMQARFAPLRDAWRRLGHELGLGIGIASGYATLGAMGYEGRFDYTVIGGVVNLASRLCAEARGGQILVDRRAHAALVDDFAFDELEPLTLKGFDRPVPVFRLTSAKDG is encoded by the coding sequence ATCGCACCGGCCGCGGCCGCACGCGTGCTGGTCGTCGACGACACCCCGCAGAACGTGAAGCTCCTCGCCGACCTGCTCGGCGCGAAGGGCTTCGTCGCGATCACCGCGGCGTCGGGCGAGGAAGGGCTCGCGAAGCTCGCCTCGGAGAAGCCCGATCTCGTCCTGCTCGACGTGATGATGCCGGGGCTGTCGGGCTACGAGGTGTGCCGCCGGATCCGCGCGAACCCGGACACCGCGCTGCTTCCGGTGGTGCTCGTCACCTCGCTCGACCCGCACGAGGAGCGCGTCAAGGGCATCGAGGCCGGCGCCGACGACTTCCTGTCGAAGCCGATACACCAGAGCGAACTCCTCGCGCGCGTGCGCTCGCTCCTGCGCATCAAGGCGCTGCAGGACGAAGTCGCCCGACAGGCGGCGAGCCTGCGCGAGTGGAACGCGGCACTCGAAACGCGCGTGAAGGCGGCGCTCTCCGAGATCGAGCGCCTCGGCCGGCTGCGCCAGTTCTTCTCCGCGCCGGTCGCCGACGCGATCGTGTCCGCGGGCGAGCAGTCGATGCTCGCGCCGCACCGGCGCGAGGTGTGCTGCGCGTTCATCGACCTGCGCGGCTTCACCGCGTTCACCGACGCCGCCGAACCCGAGGAGGTGATCGCGATGCTGGGCGAGTTCCACGCCGCGATGGGCGGTCCGATCGCCGAATTCGGCGGCACCGTGCCGCACTTCACCGGCGACGGCATGCTGATCTTCTTCAACGATCCGATCCCGATGCCGGACATGGGACCGCGCGCCGCCCGCATGGCGCTCGCGATGCAGGCGCGCTTCGCGCCGCTGCGCGACGCATGGCGCAGGCTCGGGCACGAACTCGGTCTCGGCATCGGCATCGCGAGCGGCTATGCGACGCTCGGCGCGATGGGTTACGAGGGGCGCTTCGACTACACGGTGATCGGCGGCGTCGTGAACCTCGCCTCGCGCTTGTGCGCCGAGGCGCGCGGCGGACAGATCCTCGTCGACCGCCGGGCACACGCGGCGCTCGTCGACGATTTCGCGTTCGACGAACTCGAGCCGCTGACGCTGAAGGGGTTCGACAGGCCGGTGCCGGTGTTCCGGTTGACCTCCGCGAAGGACGGCTGA
- a CDS encoding 2-oxoacid:ferredoxin oxidoreductase subunit beta, whose protein sequence is MTYLAKPKIHHPSLPVNALGFTRRDYEGPVSTLCAGCGHDSISAAIIQAFFDLAVPPHRVAKLSGIGCSSKTPTYFLGQSHGFNTVHGRMPSVLTGANLANRSLIYLGVSGDGDSASIGLGQFAHLMRRNVDMTYIVENNGVYGLTKGQFSATADKGSRSKRGAANDDEPIDLVMMALTLGASYVARGFSGDKEQLVPLIVGAVRHKGAALIDVVSPCVAFNNHAGSTKSYDYVREHNEAVNRLDFMPERAPIVSAQAPGETREIVMHDGSTMRLKRLDPAYDPSDKVAAMAYLESHRARGVVVTGLLYVAEHAPDLHDAQETVDTPLNQLSDAELVPGSAALAGINASLR, encoded by the coding sequence ATGACCTACCTCGCGAAACCGAAGATCCACCACCCGTCGCTGCCGGTGAACGCGCTCGGCTTCACGCGGCGCGACTACGAGGGGCCGGTCTCCACGCTGTGCGCCGGATGCGGCCACGACTCGATCTCCGCGGCGATCATCCAGGCGTTCTTCGACCTGGCGGTGCCGCCGCACCGCGTGGCCAAGCTCTCGGGGATCGGCTGCTCGTCGAAGACGCCGACCTACTTCCTCGGCCAGTCGCACGGCTTCAACACGGTACACGGGCGCATGCCGTCGGTCCTGACCGGCGCCAACCTCGCGAACCGCAGCCTGATCTACCTCGGCGTCTCCGGCGACGGCGACTCGGCGTCGATCGGGCTGGGCCAGTTCGCGCACCTGATGCGCCGCAACGTCGACATGACCTACATCGTCGAGAACAACGGCGTCTACGGGCTCACCAAGGGCCAATTCTCCGCGACCGCGGACAAGGGCAGCCGCAGCAAGCGCGGCGCGGCGAACGACGACGAGCCGATCGACCTCGTGATGATGGCGCTGACGCTCGGCGCGAGTTACGTCGCGCGCGGCTTCTCCGGCGACAAGGAGCAGCTCGTGCCGCTCATCGTGGGGGCGGTGCGCCACAAGGGCGCCGCGCTGATCGACGTGGTGTCGCCCTGCGTCGCGTTCAACAACCACGCCGGCTCGACCAAGAGCTACGACTACGTGCGCGAGCACAACGAGGCGGTCAACCGCCTCGACTTCATGCCCGAGCGCGCGCCGATCGTCTCCGCGCAGGCGCCCGGCGAGACGCGCGAGATCGTCATGCACGACGGTTCGACGATGCGGTTGAAGCGGCTCGACCCCGCCTACGATCCTTCCGACAAGGTGGCCGCGATGGCCTACCTCGAATCGCACCGCGCGAGGGGCGTGGTCGTGACCGGACTCCTCTACGTCGCGGAGCACGCGCCCGACCTGCACGACGCGCAGGAGACGGTCGACACGCCGTTGAACCAGCTCTCCGACGCGGAACTCGTGCCCGGTTCTGCGGCGCTCGCCGGCATCAACGCGTCGCTGCGGTAG
- a CDS encoding 2-oxoacid:acceptor oxidoreductase subunit alpha: MRPIARVNDFVVKFANVNGSGSASANGLFAKAILRMGVPVAARNIFPSNIQGMPTWYEVRVVEAGWRGRRGGVDLTVAMNPETWKADVAEVESGGYLLYDATRPLAAGRTRADLTSIGVPLTALCQETFSDARQRQLFKNIAYLGSLAFLLSIEADVVEAMLVEQYKGKAPLLDANRKAFRLGYDWSRDHLAPLGLKVERRDRVGERIFVDGNSAAALGAVYGGAMVCAWYPITPSTSLAEAFQRYCRKLRVDQSTGKHRYAIVQAEDELASIGMVVGAGWNGARAFTATSGPGISLMQEFIGLAYFAEIPAVLFDVQRGSPSTGMPTKTQQADILSAAYASHGDTKHPLLLPEDPTEAFDMGALAFDLADRLQTPVFVMLDLDIGMQDWLTEPFRWDDARALDRGKVMTAEELEAGRDFGRYLDVDGDGIAYRTIPATHPRRGAYFTRGTSKDRYARYTEEGAAYVDNMQRLLRKFETAKSLVPGPVIEKAAQATRAAVVWYGSSGAPMAESLAVLETQGIHLDRMRIRAFPFADAIAEFIAAHDHVFVVEQNRDAQLRALLMIECGIAPDKLIPILHYDGNPLTARFIESEVGEKARALGLVRGRPAVAAD; the protein is encoded by the coding sequence ATGCGACCGATCGCGCGCGTCAACGACTTCGTCGTCAAGTTCGCCAACGTCAACGGTTCGGGGTCGGCCTCGGCGAACGGGCTGTTCGCCAAGGCGATCCTGCGCATGGGCGTGCCGGTCGCGGCGCGCAACATCTTCCCGTCGAACATCCAGGGCATGCCCACCTGGTACGAGGTGCGCGTCGTCGAGGCGGGTTGGCGCGGCCGGCGCGGCGGCGTCGACCTGACCGTCGCGATGAACCCGGAGACCTGGAAGGCCGACGTCGCGGAGGTCGAGTCGGGCGGCTACCTCCTCTACGACGCGACCCGGCCGCTCGCCGCCGGACGCACGCGCGCCGACCTGACCTCGATCGGCGTGCCGCTCACCGCGCTGTGCCAGGAGACGTTCTCCGACGCGCGCCAGCGCCAGCTTTTCAAGAACATCGCCTACCTCGGGAGCCTCGCGTTCCTGCTCTCGATCGAGGCCGACGTCGTGGAGGCGATGCTCGTCGAGCAGTACAAGGGCAAGGCGCCGCTGCTCGACGCCAACCGCAAGGCGTTCCGGCTGGGGTACGACTGGTCGCGCGACCATCTCGCGCCGCTCGGGCTCAAGGTCGAACGGCGCGACCGCGTCGGCGAGCGGATCTTCGTCGACGGCAACAGCGCCGCGGCGCTGGGCGCGGTCTACGGCGGGGCGATGGTGTGCGCGTGGTACCCGATCACGCCGTCGACCTCGCTCGCCGAGGCGTTCCAGCGCTACTGCCGGAAGCTCCGCGTCGACCAGTCCACCGGCAAGCACCGCTACGCGATCGTGCAGGCGGAGGACGAACTCGCGTCGATCGGCATGGTCGTGGGCGCGGGCTGGAACGGCGCCCGCGCCTTCACCGCGACCTCGGGGCCCGGCATCTCGCTGATGCAGGAATTCATCGGGCTCGCCTACTTCGCCGAGATCCCGGCGGTGCTCTTCGACGTGCAGCGCGGCAGCCCGTCGACCGGCATGCCGACCAAGACGCAGCAGGCGGACATCCTGTCGGCGGCCTACGCGTCGCACGGCGACACCAAGCATCCGCTGCTCCTGCCCGAGGATCCGACCGAGGCGTTCGACATGGGCGCGCTCGCGTTCGACCTCGCCGACCGGCTGCAGACGCCGGTGTTCGTGATGCTCGACCTCGACATCGGCATGCAGGACTGGCTGACCGAGCCGTTCCGCTGGGACGACGCGCGCGCGCTCGACCGCGGCAAGGTCATGACCGCGGAGGAACTGGAGGCCGGCCGCGATTTCGGCCGCTACCTCGACGTCGACGGCGACGGGATCGCCTACCGCACGATCCCGGCGACGCACCCGCGGCGCGGCGCGTACTTCACGCGAGGCACCTCGAAGGACCGCTACGCTCGCTACACCGAGGAGGGCGCCGCCTACGTCGACAACATGCAGCGGCTGCTGCGCAAGTTCGAGACGGCGAAGTCGCTCGTGCCCGGGCCCGTCATCGAGAAGGCGGCGCAGGCCACTCGCGCGGCGGTCGTCTGGTACGGCTCGTCCGGCGCCCCGATGGCGGAGTCGCTCGCCGTCCTCGAGACGCAGGGGATCCACCTCGACCGGATGCGGATCCGCGCGTTCCCGTTCGCCGATGCGATCGCCGAGTTCATCGCCGCGCACGACCACGTGTTCGTCGTCGAGCAGAACCGCGACGCGCAGCTGCGCGCGCTGCTGATGATCGAGTGCGGCATCGCCCCCGACAAGCTGATCCCGATCCTCCACTACGACGGCAACCCGCTGACCGCGCGCTTCATCGAGAGCGAGGTCGGCGAGAAGGCCCGCGCGCTCGGACTCGTGCGCGGACGTCCCGCGGTCGCTGCGGATTGA